The window GCGAGCGGCCGGGTCGCGAAGAGGGCGTCGAGCTCCTCGACGCAGGCGGCGGCGTTGCGGCGCCGGGCCGCCAGGTCGGCGAACCGCGGGTCGACGGCGAGCTCCGGGTGCCCGAGCGCGGCGCACAGGTCGGGCCAGTGCCGGTCGGGCGAGAGCATCATCAGCGCGACGTAGCGGTCGTCGGCGGTGCGGTAGGTGAGCATCAGTGGGTTCCAGACCGCCTGCCGGTCGATCCGGGTTCCGGTGCGGCCGGCCGCGTCGAGCCGGGCGTTGACGACGTCGGGCTGGACCTGCCAGAGCCCCGCGGCGAGCAGCGACGAGTCGATGACCGACGGCTCCCCCGTCGTCGCCCGCCGGTAGAGGGCGGTGCTCACGGCGCCGGCGAGCGCGAGGCCCGCGACGAGGTCGCCGAAGGCGGGGCGCGGCGACCCCGGCCACTCGTCCGGCGCGGTGTGCAGGTGCTGCATCCCGCTGCGCGCCCAGTAGGCGCCCGTGTCGTAGCCACCGCGGTCCGCGTCCGGCCCGCGGGCGCCGAAGGCGGTGCCGCGCACGTAGATGACCGACGGCGCGTCGGCCCGCACGTCGTCGACGTCGACGCGCAGCCGGCGGCGGGCGCCCGCGCGCAGACTGGTCACGAAGACGTCGGTGTCGGCGAGGAGCCGCCCGAGCAGCGCGCGCCCGTCGGGGTGCCCGAGGTCGACACCGACCGACCGCTTGCCCCGGTTGGCGGACTGGAAGAAGGGGTCCACCCCGCGGTAGACGTTGTGCAGCCCGACGGTGGTCAGCGCCCGGTACGGGTCGCCCGTCACGGGATGCTCCACCTTGACCACCCGGGCGCCCCACTCGGCGAGCACGGCGCTGGCCATCGGCACGAACACGTGCGTCGCGACCTCGAGCACCCGCACCCCGACCAGTGGAGCCACCTCAGGCAAGATCGAGCCCTCTCCGCCAGGCCAACTGCCAAGTAACCGCTCACTAAGTATCACCGAGCCCGCCGACCAGCGCCACGGGTGCGCCGGTCCGAGGTCCACCCGTCCGCCCGGTGCCAGGACCGGGCAGCCGAGCGGACGGGCGGACGGGCAGACGGGCAGACGCCGCCCAGGACGGGTCAGGTGCCGTTGGCCGGCTGGCGGTAGGCGTGGCCGTCGACCGTGGTGGTCAGGGTCCCGGCCGCGTCGAAGATGTTGGTGAGCACGTCGATCGTGAGGTGGAACCCGTCAGGGCTGGACTTCTTGGTGACGGTCTCGCCGCCGCCCGTCTCCGTGAGGTCCGAGAACCAGTCGACCTTGTTGATGGTCAGGCTCGGGTTGGCCAGGGTGACCTTTTCCGTGCCGTTCAGGATGTGGACCCCGTCGTCGGAATAGCCCGTGTAGGTGACGGCGACCGTCTGGATGGCGACCTTGTCCGGTGTCTCGGTGATCTCGACCTCGGCGAAGCCGGCCTTCGCGCCGGGCAGCGTGTAGGTGCCGGCCGGCGGG of the Pseudofrankia saprophytica genome contains:
- a CDS encoding CaiB/BaiF CoA transferase family protein; protein product: MPEVAPLVGVRVLEVATHVFVPMASAVLAEWGARVVKVEHPVTGDPYRALTTVGLHNVYRGVDPFFQSANRGKRSVGVDLGHPDGRALLGRLLADTDVFVTSLRAGARRRLRVDVDDVRADAPSVIYVRGTAFGARGPDADRGGYDTGAYWARSGMQHLHTAPDEWPGSPRPAFGDLVAGLALAGAVSTALYRRATTGEPSVIDSSLLAAGLWQVQPDVVNARLDAAGRTGTRIDRQAVWNPLMLTYRTADDRYVALMMLSPDRHWPDLCAALGHPELAVDPRFADLAARRRNAAACVEELDALFATRPLAAWQAALAQFAGEWTPVQTPREVHDDPQVLANGYIADVEMGAGFGLPMVTTPVQFDGQPGQPTRAPEHGEHTETVLLELGLTWQEITDLKERGAVL